The Pseudodesulfovibrio sediminis genome includes the window CGGGATCATCGGAGAGTCGCGTAATGGTGATGGATTCACCGGAGTCGAACACGCGGCCGATGATACCCCGGCCAGGTGAGTAGGTGACATCATCTGTCTGGGCAGGAGAATAGGTGAGCGAGAGTTTGAGGTTCTCGGTCTTGGGGTCCATGATGACCATGAACGCCCGGACATATCCCATGTCCCTGGCCAGCAGTTTCAGCAGTTCATTCAAAGACTCCTCAAAGGGGGTGTCCTGAGTCAGTGTGTCCTGAACCAGCTTGAGCGTGTTCAGGTAACTGAGGTCAGAGGTGTCTTGTGTTGTGGTAGACATATAGCTTTCTCTAGGTGTTAAGGGCGTTAACACCAAGCTCCAGGGCTTTGAGGTTTACGGCCTGAATCTTTGCGGGAAGGTTTACCTTGATGGCTTCTTCCAATGCTTCAGGGCCAAAGGGCAGTTCGCCAGCGGCACAAAGCGCGCCGAGAATGGCGATGTTACCGGCCTGTACGGCACCGGCTTCGAGGCCGATGGCCTGACTGGCCATGAAATAGACCTTGTCGGTACATCCGGCCACGGCAGCCTTGATATCTTCGATGGTCGGGCACTCTTCCTTGCCCATGGCCACGGAGAGCGGGGGCATGAACTCGGTTGAGGAGATGATCAAACCGCCCTTTTTCAAATACGGCAATGCGCGCATGGTCTCCATTGGCTCGAAACCGACCAGAATGTCAGCTTCGCCATGGCCGAGTTTGGGGGACTTGCAGCCGATAAGCACGGTGGATTCCACCACGCCGCCACGCTGGGCCATGCCATGAATCTCACCGGAAGTGACATCAAGCCCCTGAGCGAGCACGGTCTTGGCAAGCAGGGTCGTGGCGGTCAGGGTTCCCTGTCCACCGACACCTGTCAGGAATATACGGATTTTCGGGTTGGCACTCATGATTAGCTGCCTCTCTTCTTGGCTTTGATGTGCCCGCATACCTGCAGGCAGAGCATGCAGCCGTTACACAGGATGGGGTTGACTGCTGCCTTGCCGCCTTCCTTGTACATGGCGGGACAGGCGAGACGGTCCAGACATTCAAACCGGCCGTCGCAGGTTTCGGAAACGTAGGCGACCTGCGGGGCGACTTTCTTGTACACCCTGCGGGTGTAGAGCGGGCAGGGCTCCTTGGCAATGAGGACGCGCACGCCGCTCATGTCCTTGAGTTCTTCAAAGGCGGCCAGGGTCTTCTTCTGGTTGAAGGGATTGACCGTGCGTATTTCGGTGACGCCGAGCCCTCGGACAGCGGTTTCGATGTCCAGCGGGTGGTCATTCTCTCCGATGACAGTTTTGTCCACGCCCGGGTTCGGCTGGTGGCCGGTCATGGCAGTGGTGCGATTGTCGAGGACAACCAGCAGAATGTTATGCGAGTTGAAGACCGCGTTGGCCACACCGGACAGGCCGGAGTGGAAAAAGGTGGAGTCACCGATGAAGGCGACCACGGTCTGGCCGGATGCCTGGGCGACGCCGCCACCGGCAGAGATGGACGACCCCATGCAGATGAGGAAATCCGCTGCCTGAAGCGGGGGCAGAATGCCGAGCGTGTAGCAACCGATGTCGGACGAGTAGACCGCATCGTCGCCAAAGACTTTCTTGGCGGCAAAGTATGTTCCGCGATGGGGGCAGCCCGCGCACAGGTTCGGCGGACGCATGGGCAGGGTCGGCAGAGTGCAGTCGCACTCCACAACCGGCGGCTCGCCCAGCGTTGCGCGGATGGCGTTTTCCACCAAGGTGACGGAAAACTCGCCGTGTTGCGGCAGGGTGCCCTTGCCGAGAATCTCGATGGAGAGTTCGTTCTTTTGGGCCAGGACGCGCAGATCGTTTTCGACCACGGGTTCCAGTTCCTCGACCACCAGCACCTTGGAAACGGACTTGAGGAAATCAAGACATTTGTTTTCAGGCAGAGGGTAGGGGAAACCGAGCTCCAGCACGGTGACCTTGTCGGTCAGGCCGGAATTTTCCAGTGCGTCGTTCACATAGGCGCGGGAGATGCCCGAGCAGACTATGCCGAGATCGCCGGAACCGGAGAGCGTGTTGTATTCGGATTTCTCGGCTTCAGCCTTCAGCGCTTCCATGCGCTCCATCAGAGCCAGATGCATGGGGCGGGCGAATGCCGGGATGGGCACGAATTTCGAGGGATTGCGTTTGAACCCTTCGGCCTTGCCCGGATCGGATGCTGGGCCGAATTCCACCGGTCCACGCAGATGGTTGACGCGGGTGGTGGTGCGAAGCAGGAGCGGCGCGCCGTGTTTTTTGGACAGCCGCAGACCGTCCCGGGCCATGTCCTTGGCTTCCTGTGCCGTGGCAGGCTCCAGGATAGGCATTCCGGCGAGACGTGCGTAAATACGGTTGTCCTGCTCGTTCTGGCTGGAGTGACAGCCGGGATCATCGGCGGAGAGCAGAACCAGACCACCGGGAGCGCCCACATAACAGAGGGTCATCAACGGATCGGCGGCCACGTTCACACCAACGTGTTTCATGGTGCACATGGACATGGCCCCGGCCAGGGTGGCGCCGGAAGCGACTTCCAGGGCGACCTTCTCGTTGACGGAATACTCGAAGTAGTATTTGCCTTCGGGAGAAATGCGATAAAACGTGTCGGGCACCTCGGATGAGGGTGTTCCCGGATAGCAGGATACAACCTGAATGCCTGCCTCAATTGCACCGCGCACAATGGCTTCGTTGCCGAGAAGTAGGTGAGTGTCGCCGGACTTTTCAGTCAGAAGCGGATTCGCCATAGTAGAACTCCATAAATAATGATTGGCGGTTACTTGGATTCCAGCTGGGAGATCTTGTAGTCGACAAAGGGCTTGTCGTTGGTGTTCTTCTCGGCCAGTACTTTATATGCAGCCAGAGCCTGGGCATTGTCGCCTGCGGCTTCAGCGGCCAGCGCGAGCTGGCGATTGATCGGGATGGTGTATGCTTCGGAGGCACCATCGGCCAATGCCTTGAATTCGGCCATGGCGTCAGCAGCCTTGCCGTCAAGGAGCAGGGACTTGCCTTTGCCCATGCGCGCGATGAAATTCATGTCGCTGGATTCGTTGGCGAGCATTTCCCAGTAGGTGACAGCCTTGTCGTAGGCACCATCAGTCATGTTGGCCTGTGCCAGCTCTAGGACAACAGCGGGTTTCATTGATCCGGGGACAGAGGTCAGGAGCGTCTCCAGCTTGGCTGTGCGTTCCGGCCCGGGGTTGTCCACGAGTATGGCGCCGAGTTCTGCCTGTGCCGAGCTGATGACACTGTTGTTGTAGCCGGTGTATACGGCATAGATGGCAGCGAAACCGATAATGATGCAGACCGCAATAATGAGTTGTTTACTGTATTTGAATGCGGCTTCGATGATAGGGTGCAGGCTCGCAGGAGCGTGTGACTCGATATCTGTGAGTACATCCTGGTTGGGAGTTTGATTTTCAGCCATTGTTTTTTTGTGCCTCCATGAAGGTATTTCGGTGGTGCGAAGGCCGGGAAGCAAGGCCCGCCAACGCAAATGGGGTGATAAGCAAAATTGTAAAAAAGGTCAAAGCCTATTTTGTAAAACGGCTGCAGAATAGGGTAAAAAGGGTCATTTTTCAGGGGCTCTCCATAGAGTGTGACAAAAAACGTAAATCGAATCAAATGCGCTCACGTAAAGTGTATAAGGAGCCCGGACACAAGTATTTGACTTTATCCCCTGGTGAGGGTTAGCAAAATGGTTCCCTGCGAAACAAAATTTTATTCGGTCCCGGTGCCGATGTTTTTATAAGGAGTCGAAATGGACATTCGTGAACAAATGGTGGAGATGGGGCAACGCGCCAAGGCTGCTGGACGTGGGCTGGCAAAGGCCTCCGGCAAGGCCAAACAGGACGCATTGCTTCTTCTGTCCGATCTGCTGGAATCCGAAGCAGACACCATTGCCAAAGCCAACCAGTTGGATTTGGATGCCGCGGCCGAACGCGGTCTGGACAAAGCGCGCGTACAGCGGTTGACCATCAGCGAGAAGGTCCTTGGATCAATGATTCAGGGCTGTCGGGAAGTGGCGGCCATGGCTGACCCCGTTGGAGAGATCGAATCCATGATCAAACGCCCCAACGGCATGCTGGTCGGGCGTATGCGTGTGCCTCTCGGCGTGGTGGCCATGATTTATGAATCCCGTCCGAATGCCACGGTTGACGCCGGTATCCTTTGTCTCAAGGCAGGGAACGCGGTCATCCTGCGCGGCGGGTCGGAGGCCTTCCACTCGAACAAATGTCTTGCAGGGCTCATGCACCAGGCTCTTGAGAAGGCCGGTCTGCCCCGTGATGCCGTGCAGGTGCCTCCCACAACAGATCGCGAAGCCGTTGCTGAAATGCTCAAGCTGGACGAATACATCGACGTGGTTATTCCGCGGGGTGGCGAAGGGCTCATTCGCGCCGTGACCAGTCAGGCCACCATGCCTGTGCTCAAGCATTACAAAGGCGTGTGCCAGATTTTTGCGGATGCTTCCTGTGATATCGACAAGGCCGTGTCCATCATCGAGAATTCCAAAATGCAGTACCCCAGCGGATGTAACGCACTGGAGTGCCTGCTTGTTCACAAAGATGTCGCCGATACGCTGCTTCCCCGGGTTGCTCAGTCCATCGGTCCCAAGGGAGTTCGTTTCAAGGCGTGCGAAAAGTCGCTGCCGCTTATGGACGAGTATGCCGAGGCCGCTACTGATGAGGATTGGGGATATGAATTTCTTGATCTGATTCTGGCTGTCAAAGTCGTGGACGACATGGATGAGGCCATTGACTATATTGCCCGGTATGGCTCCAACCATACGGAATCCATTCTGTCCGAAGAATACGAACATTGCATGCGGTTCATTCGTGAAGTGGATGCGTCCCTTGTGGTGGCCAACGCTTCCACCCGGTTCAACGACGGCGGGCAACTGGGATTGGGCGCCGAGATCGGTATCTCCACTTCCAAACTGCACGCCTACGGTCCCATGGGGATCAAGGAGCTGACCAGCG containing:
- a CDS encoding glutamate-5-semialdehyde dehydrogenase; this translates as MDIREQMVEMGQRAKAAGRGLAKASGKAKQDALLLLSDLLESEADTIAKANQLDLDAAAERGLDKARVQRLTISEKVLGSMIQGCREVAAMADPVGEIESMIKRPNGMLVGRMRVPLGVVAMIYESRPNATVDAGILCLKAGNAVILRGGSEAFHSNKCLAGLMHQALEKAGLPRDAVQVPPTTDREAVAEMLKLDEYIDVVIPRGGEGLIRAVTSQATMPVLKHYKGVCQIFADASCDIDKAVSIIENSKMQYPSGCNALECLLVHKDVADTLLPRVAQSIGPKGVRFKACEKSLPLMDEYAEAATDEDWGYEFLDLILAVKVVDDMDEAIDYIARYGSNHTESILSEEYEHCMRFIREVDASLVVANASTRFNDGGQLGLGAEIGISTSKLHAYGPMGIKELTSAKFVLMGEGQIRD
- a CDS encoding indolepyruvate oxidoreductase subunit beta, translated to MSANPKIRIFLTGVGGQGTLTATTLLAKTVLAQGLDVTSGEIHGMAQRGGVVESTVLIGCKSPKLGHGEADILVGFEPMETMRALPYLKKGGLIISSTEFMPPLSVAMGKEECPTIEDIKAAVAGCTDKVYFMASQAIGLEAGAVQAGNIAILGALCAAGELPFGPEALEEAIKVNLPAKIQAVNLKALELGVNALNT
- a CDS encoding transcriptional regulator: MAENQTPNQDVLTDIESHAPASLHPIIEAAFKYSKQLIIAVCIIIGFAAIYAVYTGYNNSVISSAQAELGAILVDNPGPERTAKLETLLTSVPGSMKPAVVLELAQANMTDGAYDKAVTYWEMLANESSDMNFIARMGKGKSLLLDGKAADAMAEFKALADGASEAYTIPINRQLALAAEAAGDNAQALAAYKVLAEKNTNDKPFVDYKISQLESK
- the iorA gene encoding indolepyruvate ferredoxin oxidoreductase subunit alpha yields the protein MANPLLTEKSGDTHLLLGNEAIVRGAIEAGIQVVSCYPGTPSSEVPDTFYRISPEGKYYFEYSVNEKVALEVASGATLAGAMSMCTMKHVGVNVAADPLMTLCYVGAPGGLVLLSADDPGCHSSQNEQDNRIYARLAGMPILEPATAQEAKDMARDGLRLSKKHGAPLLLRTTTRVNHLRGPVEFGPASDPGKAEGFKRNPSKFVPIPAFARPMHLALMERMEALKAEAEKSEYNTLSGSGDLGIVCSGISRAYVNDALENSGLTDKVTVLELGFPYPLPENKCLDFLKSVSKVLVVEELEPVVENDLRVLAQKNELSIEILGKGTLPQHGEFSVTLVENAIRATLGEPPVVECDCTLPTLPMRPPNLCAGCPHRGTYFAAKKVFGDDAVYSSDIGCYTLGILPPLQAADFLICMGSSISAGGGVAQASGQTVVAFIGDSTFFHSGLSGVANAVFNSHNILLVVLDNRTTAMTGHQPNPGVDKTVIGENDHPLDIETAVRGLGVTEIRTVNPFNQKKTLAAFEELKDMSGVRVLIAKEPCPLYTRRVYKKVAPQVAYVSETCDGRFECLDRLACPAMYKEGGKAAVNPILCNGCMLCLQVCGHIKAKKRGS